ACGCCGTCAGCAGGATGATCCGCATGTCCAGCAACGGGCTCCAGCGCCGGATGTAATCAATGTCGTACTGCACGCGCTTCTTCATCGACCGCAACTCCGGCGTCTCACCGCGCAGCCCGTTCACCTGGGCCCACCCGGTGATGCCCGGCTTGACGTAGTGCCGGTGCATGTAACGCTCGATCAGCCGCTCGTACTGGTTGTTGTGCTGCACTGCATGCGGTCGCGGCCCCACCACCGACATGCTGCCGCCAAGCACGTTCAGGAACTGGGGAAGCTCATCCAGGCTGGTTCGGCGCAGGAAAGCCCCGAATGGCGTGATGCGGGCATCTCCGCGGGTGGCCTGGGTAAGCGTCCCGCTCGACTCCTCGTGCACCCGCATCGACCGGAACTTCAACATCTTGAATTCTTTCCCATCCAGCCCGTGCCGGCGCTGGCGGAACAGGACCGGGCCCGGTGAGCTCAGCTTCACCCCCAAGGCCAGCAGCACAAGCAACGGCGACAGCACCACCAGCGCCACCCCGGCTACCACCATGTCCTCGACCCGCTTCACCATCAGCAGGTGCGGCTCGACCATCCCCTGGCGCACGCCGATCATCGGCACATCCCCGACCTGGTGCACGCCGGGATTCAATGCGCCCAAACCGGTGGTGTCGGGCACCAGCCTGACCTGGACGGGATAGCGCTCGAGCAGCTTGAGCACCTGTTTGAGGCGCGCGCGCCCGCCCAGCGGCAAGGACACCCAGATGTGCTCGATCTGACCGCGGTGCTGGTCGAGGTAAGCCTCCAGGTCCTCCAGCGCGCCCAGTCGAAGCGGCGCACCGCCGCCATCGCGACGGGTCGCGATGTCGTCAGGCCCAGCGAAGTAGCCAATGACCTCCTTGCCGATCTCCGGGCGACTGCGGAGCAGCCGATGCACCTTGAGCGCAGGGGCCCGCAAGCCCACCAGCAGGACCCGCTGGCGATCCAGCCCCCTGGAGCGCAGGTTGTGCACGCGCAGCCGGATGCAGAAACGGCTGACGCCCATTCCCGCCAGGCCCAGCGCATACCAGCTCACCAGCCAGCGTGCCGGCACGGCGTCGGCCACGTCCATCAGCACCGAGTACATCGAGAACAGCGCAAATGCTGCTGTCCACGCCAGGAAGAGCGTCCAGATCTCGGCCAGCAGGCTGCGCGCCCGCCAGTTGCGATAGACCGGCGCGACGGCGAAACACACCACGCAGCACAGCAGCACGGCCCCGAACACCACGCGCTGCGAATGCGAGGCCGGGATCCAACCGTGGAAAAGGATGTGACCCAGCAGGGCCGCACTCGGCACCAGCAACAGGTCGAGCACGCGCAACCATACTTCCAGGGCGGCACGCGCCTCAGCGGTTACACGCCGCCGCCCCCGCGGGGCAGGCAATGGGTCTACGGATCCATGTAGCACAGCGACATCTCCATAATGAAACACTTGCCGGGACGCTCGTACTCCGCCCCGCCCGTGCAACGACCCCCCTGAGACAATGACGCTCCCTGGAAAGAGCAGATGACGGCGGCAAGTGCCGCTCAGCTCACAAAAATATCACAATCCGGATCGAAGCGTCACAATTGACCTTGTCTTTTTTTACCTTTTGGATCAATGGATTGACGCATTCAGAGTGGCGCGGGTGATCGCCCGCCATGGCTGTCCAAGCCAGTCCAGCCGCCCCGCTCTGCTACCATCAGCGGTCAGCTTGCCGCCCCCCACCCTGCCAGCGGCCAGCGCCTTACAAACGCAACGCAACAGGAGTTTGCATGTCCTCTGATCTGCTCAAGGCCCTCGGCCTGGACGCGACCAACGCTGGCACCTACCTCGGCAATGGCGAGTGGTCCACCGCCACCAGCGCCGGTCTGATCACCCCGGTCAACCCGACCACCGGCGAGGCGATCGCCCAGGTCCACGCCACCACCGACGCCGACTACGAAACCATCGTGGCCCGCGCCCAGGAGGCCTTCAAGGTATGGCGCACCACCCCGGCCCCGCGCCGTGGCGAAGCCGTGCGCCTGTGCGGCGAAGCGCTGCGCGCCCACAAGGACGCACTGGGCTCGCTGGTCGCGCTGGAAATGGGCAAGAGCAAGCCCGAGGGCGACGGCGAAGTGCAGGAGATGATCGACATTGCCGACTTCGCCGTGGGCCAGAGCCGCATGCTCTATGGCTACACCATGCATTCCGAGCGCCCCGGCCACCGCATGTACGAGCAGTACCAGCCGCTCGGCCTGGTCGGCATCATCAGTGCGTTCAACTTCCCGGTCGCGGTGTGGGCCTGGAACTCCTTCCTGGCCGCGATCTGTGGCGATGTGTGCATCTGGAAGCCGTCCAACAAGACCCCGCTGACCGCCATCGCCTCGATGCGCATCTGCAATGAAGCGCTGCGCGGCGCCGGCTTCCCGGACATCTTCTTCCTGATCAACGACGCCGGCACCGAGCTGTCGCAGAAGATGGTGGCCGACAAGCGCGTGCCGCTGATCAGCTTCACCGGGTCCACCCAGGTGGGCCGCCAGGTCGCCGAAAAGGTTGCCCACCGCCTGGGCCGCTGCCTGCTGGAGCTGGGCGGCAACAACGCCATCATCCTGGACGAAACCGCCGACCTGAAGCTGGCCATCCCGGGCATCGTGTTCGGCGCGGTCGGCACTGCGGGCCAGCGCTGCACCACCACCCGCCGCCTGATCGTGCACGAATCCATCCATGACGACGTGCTGGCCACGCTGGTCAAGGCGTACAAGCAGGTGGAAGGCAAGATCGGCGACCCGACCGACCCGGCCAACCTGATGGGCCCGCTCAACAGCGACGGCGCCGTGCAGCAGTTCCTGACCTCGATCGAGAAGGCCAAGGCCAGCGGCGGCACCGTGGAAACCGGCGGCACCCGCATCGACCGCGCCGGCAACTTCGTGCTGCCGGCCATCATCACTGGCCTGAAGAACAGCGACGAAGTGGTGCAGCACGAGACCTTCGCCCCGATCCTGTACGTGATGAAGTACAG
This is a stretch of genomic DNA from Stenotrophomonas rhizophila. It encodes these proteins:
- a CDS encoding undecaprenyl-phosphate glucose phosphotransferase — its product is MPAPRGRRRVTAEARAALEVWLRVLDLLLVPSAALLGHILFHGWIPASHSQRVVFGAVLLCCVVCFAVAPVYRNWRARSLLAEIWTLFLAWTAAFALFSMYSVLMDVADAVPARWLVSWYALGLAGMGVSRFCIRLRVHNLRSRGLDRQRVLLVGLRAPALKVHRLLRSRPEIGKEVIGYFAGPDDIATRRDGGGAPLRLGALEDLEAYLDQHRGQIEHIWVSLPLGGRARLKQVLKLLERYPVQVRLVPDTTGLGALNPGVHQVGDVPMIGVRQGMVEPHLLMVKRVEDMVVAGVALVVLSPLLVLLALGVKLSSPGPVLFRQRRHGLDGKEFKMLKFRSMRVHEESSGTLTQATRGDARITPFGAFLRRTSLDELPQFLNVLGGSMSVVGPRPHAVQHNNQYERLIERYMHRHYVKPGITGWAQVNGLRGETPELRSMKKRVQYDIDYIRRWSPLLDMRIILLTAFKVLGQKTAY
- the amaB gene encoding L-piperidine-6-carboxylate dehydrogenase, which encodes MSSDLLKALGLDATNAGTYLGNGEWSTATSAGLITPVNPTTGEAIAQVHATTDADYETIVARAQEAFKVWRTTPAPRRGEAVRLCGEALRAHKDALGSLVALEMGKSKPEGDGEVQEMIDIADFAVGQSRMLYGYTMHSERPGHRMYEQYQPLGLVGIISAFNFPVAVWAWNSFLAAICGDVCIWKPSNKTPLTAIASMRICNEALRGAGFPDIFFLINDAGTELSQKMVADKRVPLISFTGSTQVGRQVAEKVAHRLGRCLLELGGNNAIILDETADLKLAIPGIVFGAVGTAGQRCTTTRRLIVHESIHDDVLATLVKAYKQVEGKIGDPTDPANLMGPLNSDGAVQQFLTSIEKAKASGGTVETGGTRIDRAGNFVLPAIITGLKNSDEVVQHETFAPILYVMKYSTLDEAIDMQNGVPQGLSSSIFTTNLKVAERFLSAAGSDCGIANVNIGTSGAEIGGAFGGEKDTGGGRESGSDAWKVYMRRQTNTINYSDSLPLAQGIKFDL